In Corylus avellana chromosome ca8, CavTom2PMs-1.0, the genomic stretch TCTAAATTTAGAGTTACTGTCATTGTCCATCATTTTGGTGTATTTCCATCTATGCCCCAATTTTTGTGCTTTTGCTCTTAATAATACGAAGAGCAGATATAAAGGGAGTACTACCAAAATTTATGTAACAAAGAAGCAAGCTAATAAAACCTTTTTCCAACTTTGATTCTAACTAGATATTAGATAAAATAATGAATTACCTGTCAACTCTGTTATTAACACAAATCTGTACAGGTTGAGAGCAGAATGAACCTGAATGAAGTTTGATAAAggaataattaattagttatttattAACATGTACCAATTCAAATCCAAAGATGAACCAAAAAATATTCATTGTAAGGCTGAATAAAATTAATTGACACACTTTCAGGCTGTCAAACTGGCaagaaattacaacaaaacTCAATTAACAACATTACCATAGACGCAAACTGCATGCTGTATATTCTTTTCTAGAACTCCCAAACTAATAGAAgatcctttagtgattagttttcaGCACTAGCAACAAACACAAATACGCCTTGGTGTAAGCCGAATATATAAAGCACTACCCATTGTGAAGTAAACCAACCCAAAGTATGGACACATCCATAAATGATACAAGATGTCTACCTTATGAACAAACTTAAGCACTGGAAAAAAGCTTCTTACAACTAAAGCGGGTCTGAAGCTACCATGCTTCAAATTTTGGATTAAAAGAAACTTAGTGTAGCTATGACTTCaaaagaaaactattaaattttaaggtTGGACGGCGGGGTTAAGTTTAAAGCTTTCACGTTCAAATCCCTCTATGTTTGAACGGCAGCTCACAATAACCTTCTATTTTCTAATTTCCCAAAGTTCTTGGatttgtgtttttcttcttctcccttGTTAGGTGTCTCTCATGTGTATTTGGATTGCGTCCCTTTGTGCtttctaataagattgaattacttattaaaaaaaaaacttctaagaGAATATTTTGATAGAGGGAGAGAAGGTTACCATTCCCCATATTTGGATGTGGGGGAGGGTGAGAGGATTTGGAGGGGTACCAACATACCATACCCCCTTCAAGTCCCCACCCCCGCGGTAAGTAAAACAAATTCAATTAACTCttgcttcaaaattttcaattcccTCGAATTTGGGAAATATGAAGGGACAGAATACCAACTTCAATGAAATTTTCAGTACTTCCCTTTTTATCCCAGTAATAATTTATCTTCAACAATCTGTAAACAAACTCTTATCACTCATCCTACTTTATTGTCAATTTACATAAaccttatttttttcctctccttTCCACCCTACAACCAAAGAAAGGGAGGAATACattctccctctccctctcccactCCATATTTACTAAGACAtcaaaacaaaggaaataataactattctctctcctcttttctCCCTTCAAATTCCCAAACATAGTCTAATGCCCAAATGGCATGCAACAACTTTCTTCACATGTTGCATATATATGGTTATCCAGGAGAAAGACATTGCATCCACTTTACTCAGACTATACAAGTCTTAGTTAGTCTTAGTTACTGGGTAatttaaaacaaacataaaaggaaaaaaataagtCTAGAAGCCATTGCAATCTGCTAAACAGCATAAAGTAGTTAAATAACAAAATGAGAACTGCATCTGACAAAAAGGAAGTATCTTAGTCgaggaaaaacaataaaatcagaagagaaaaaaatcttTTAGACAAAATACCGCATCATTATACTCAGTAAGGGATGGAGGACCTCCCTTTGGTGGCCTCAAAACCAACTCCACCAGTTCAAGGACAGTGGCATTCCAAAACAACATTTTTGGACATTCTTCATTTTCTGTTTGCTGAACTTCATCATTTCTCATTGATAGTCTTTTGCGATTTTCCATGTGCATTTCTCCTCTAATAAGATCCAAAAGAATTGCAATCTACAAAAGGTCGTCAAGAATACATCAGATAATGCgaaacaaatataaattgttgcaattcataAAAACTAACTTGAAAAAAATTACCATGGAGGAAGAGTCAGTATTTGTAATCAAAGCTGTCAAAATGTCAAATCTCTGAGAAGTTGGAATATCAGCAAGTACCTGGTTTTGAGTACCCAACGCAAGCAGGTATTATCTACTTACGAATAAGTGTATACAATACTTGAGAAAATAAGGTTGTATGACATTGGTCAGGGACTACAACATAACCCACTTTTGGAGATTGCAGCAAACAAATTTCTTGTGGATTTGCTCATGGCACTAAAAGATACAAATTCCCTACCCTTTTAAATGCATCAAAGGCAAGCTTCCTTAGTACTGTATCGGGTGCATATATGATGACCATTTTAATAGCCTGAAATATATAGTTTTGACCATCAGAGATGAAATGGATCAAACTTTATCCATTGACACAGGTTGGATATATTGTATAAACTCAATATGTTAGACTACCTGCAAAGCAGCAAAAAGACTGGGGATATGAGATGACAAGTCAGTATGTTCATCATCACATTTTTGGGAGATATTTCCATCAGTTATGCAAAGCAACAAGTCGATGGCATGTTTCTTTAAATCCCATGGCAGATTGACAAAAGAGTATATGTGCTTTAACATGCCTACTGTTTGCCACCTTCTCATCTGGTTACTTCGAAGTTCATCCTTGACAGCAGTAAGGTCCTCCTCAGCAGCCTGAGCAACTTCATCCGAGATATGGCCCCAAACAACTGCGTCAAGAAAGATAAAAGCATGCCTGAGAAACAGCAAATAATATTGGAAGAGAACTCAATgccaaaagaataaataaaatctgTATTTGCAAATATGAACCTGAAAGAGATGCACCATGTTTGACATAGGTTAAACAACTCATATAATCATTTTCGTCTTCTGTGCATtctgtaaaaaagaaaagggaaagtgAAAAAACCCTACCAGCTAAGATAAGAGAGGAGCAAATgcaatcaaagaaaaattacCTCCCACAACAATGGTAGTCATTTTTTCAACATCACTCCCAGTTATTAGACCAAGATATGATAGACTACAATATGGAAAGAAGCGTGAAAATTGTGACACCAAGCGATGACAACTCGAACTTTTATGATTCAAGCTCATGGAAACAAGAGCCTGCACATCAAGGGTGTATTTCAAGAGATAAACACGCAGATATATTAAAAACCAGGAAAACAAATAAACCAGATATAACCATTGAAATACAAAACGGCAAAATGAAGGTCCACAAAcaaatgaaagaggaaaaaacGATTGGATAGaatcaaacaccaaaaattaTTCAAGGTGCAAcataaatgaaaacaattaataCTCAAACTGGAAGTTCAGTCCCATAGAGAAATGCCAACCATGCTTTGCAAGACATAAAGACCAAGTAGAGCACAAAGCTTTTCCTTTGATCTACCCTCCTGTCGCACAGAATGGAAGCTCATCATGATCTAATAGAGAACATATCAAGAATCTCAAGACTAGCCTAATAAAGTAGGGAAACATATTGTATGAGAATGTCACACCGACCAACTTTGTGCTAACTCCATTTATAGAATTGGCAATGCCGACAGCTGTGTCAAACAAACTCTCAACTTCTGTTTCCTCATCATTTGACTCCCACGACACGACCTTTAAAACTTTAACAATAATAGGAACTGCTTCTTTTACTTGCTCGAAGTGATGCCTCTGAATGGAAAGAATTACTGAAAACCAAAAAGAGTATGGACCAACATCTTTCTCAGCTTACTACTGCCAAAAGTGTAGTTTTCACCACTTTCATAGATACAAATTTCAAGCACAGAACCACATTATAAAAAACAGAATTGCAAGAAAATTTGCACATAGATTATAAAATTTTAgacaattttcatttatttaaatattttggaACAAGTGCCCAAAGAAAACCAAGTTATGATATAA encodes the following:
- the LOC132190394 gene encoding aberrant root formation protein 4 isoform X1; amino-acid sequence: MSAANADGRSPSAALRTIEILSSFSKSIEAGDPHQSDNSISELVEFLDTISAAAASEPDNEDAKHNAFEVLSEIYGYLCSPSLDQTVIDMLAFELPTAVSKFAGVSDRCLETANCVIDRFIAMCSPRDMLPILCEALSKTTKASTCIVPLLSGLSKVILSIQRHHFEQVKEAVPIIVKVLKVVSWESNDEETEVESLFDTAVGIANSINGVSTKLEGRSKEKLCALLGLYVLQSMALVSMSLNHKSSSCHRLVSQFSRFFPYCSLSYLGLITGSDVEKMTTIVVGECTEDENDYMSCLTYVKHGASLSVVWGHISDEVAQAAEEDLTAVKDELRSNQMRRWQTVGMLKHIYSFVNLPWDLKKHAIDLLLCITDGNISQKCDDEHTDLSSHIPSLFAALQAIKMVIIYAPDTVLRKLAFDAFKRVLADIPTSQRFDILTALITNTDSSSMIAILLDLIRGEMHMENRKRLSMRNDEVQQTENEECPKMLFWNATVLELVELVLRPPKGGPPSLTEYNDAVHSALNLYRFVLITELTGKTNYTEVLSKNNLQKAYNEWLLPLRTLVTGIMAENRKDSVQLGDDTVCTLNPLELVLYRCIELVEEKLKQST
- the LOC132190394 gene encoding aberrant root formation protein 4 isoform X2, with the translated sequence MLAFELPTAVSKFAGVSDRCLETANCVIDRFIAMCSPRDMLPILCEALSKTTKASTCIVPLLSGLSKVILSIQRHHFEQVKEAVPIIVKVLKVVSWESNDEETEVESLFDTAVGIANSINGVSTKLEGRSKEKLCALLGLYVLQSMALVSMSLNHKSSSCHRLVSQFSRFFPYCSLSYLGLITGSDVEKMTTIVVGECTEDENDYMSCLTYVKHGASLSVVWGHISDEVAQAAEEDLTAVKDELRSNQMRRWQTVGMLKHIYSFVNLPWDLKKHAIDLLLCITDGNISQKCDDEHTDLSSHIPSLFAALQAIKMVIIYAPDTVLRKLAFDAFKRVLADIPTSQRFDILTALITNTDSSSMIAILLDLIRGEMHMENRKRLSMRNDEVQQTENEECPKMLFWNATVLELVELVLRPPKGGPPSLTEYNDAVHSALNLYRFVLITELTGKTNYTEVLSKNNLQKAYNEWLLPLRTLVTGIMAENRKDSVQLGDDTVCTLNPLELVLYRCIELVEEKLKQST